From the genome of Triticum aestivum cultivar Chinese Spring chromosome 3B, IWGSC CS RefSeq v2.1, whole genome shotgun sequence, one region includes:
- the LOC123071648 gene encoding uncharacterized protein, giving the protein MAAMEAAADAMLAAASRAFCSSVAVFFQIQGCCICLLLAFGWAVASLVRKKEIRKMRRKMASGHSFAFLCDDVDELEHSVQQKLPMVSVVMPLKGFGEHNLQNWRTQITSLYGGPLEFLFVVESKDDPAYRAVSRLIVEYKDKLDAKVVVAGFSTTCSQKIHNQLIGVEKMHKDSKYVLFLDDDVRLHPGTVGALTKEMEKNPEIFIQTGYPLDLPSGSLGSYCIYEYHMPCSIGFATGGRTFFLWGGCMMMHADDFRQDLYGLVTALKNGGYSDDMTLAAIAGQHKRLITSPPVAVFPHPLASDLSFSRYWNYLRKQTFVLESYVSKVNWIMNRALFGVHFYLSWGFVCPYVMALVHIATTLRAPYSAIVKEAAGSSCGLKLVSFLLICTLTELVSMWNLTRVEIQLCNMLSPEGPQDSLRSYNWGLVFVAVLVDNFLYPISAIRSHFSQSINWSGIRYYLRDGKISKIERENSSKYTDLGGKHLYGKKTYPAGKSLLGYLSISLAQWHQPKKYDV; this is encoded by the exons ATGGCGGCAATGGAGGCCGCCGCCGACGCGATGCtcgccgccgccagccgcgccTTCTGCAGCTCCGTCGCGGTCTTCTTCCAGATCCAG GGGTGCTGTATCTGCTTACTACTTGCTTTTGGTTGGGCTGTTGCTTCACTGGTCAG AAAAAAGGAAATTCGCAAGATGCGGCGCAAAATGGCATCTGGACatagttttgcatttctttgtgaTGACGTAGATGAGCTTGAGCACTCTGTCCAGCAGAAATTACCTATGGTCTCTGTAGTCATGCCTTTGAAGGGCTTTGGGGAACACAATTTGCAAAATTGGAGAACTCAG ATTACATCTCTTTATGGGGGGCCATTGGAGTTCTTGTTCGTAGTAGAAAGCAAAGACGATCCAGCTTATCGTGCCGTCTCCCGTTTGATTGTAGAGTACAAG GACAAATTGGACGCAAAGGTCGTTGTAGCTGGGTTTTCAACAACGTGTAGCCAGAAAATTCATAATCAGTTA ATTGGTGTTGAAAAGATGCACAAGGACAGCAAATATGTTCTATTTCTGGATGATGATGTCAGACTGCACCCTGGGACAGTCGGAGCTCTCACAAAAGAAATGGAGAAGAACCCTGAG ATATTTATCCAAACGGGATACCCCCTTGACTTACCTTCTGGCAGCTTGGGAAGCTATTGCATATATGAATATCACATG CCCTGTTCGATTGGATTTGCAACTGGTGGGAGGACTTTCTTTTTGTGGGGTGGCTGTATGATG ATGCATGCTGATGATTTCCGGCAAGACCTGTATGGTTTAGTCACTGCACTAAAAAATGGTGGTTACTCAGATGATATGACCCTGGCTGCAATCGCTG GGCAACATAAAAGGCTCATAACTTCACCACCTGTTGCTGTGTTTCCACATCCTCTTGCAAGTGATCTCAGCTTCTCCAG ATACTGGAATTATCTGAGGAAGCAAACTTTTGTTCTTGAATCGTATGTATCAAAGGTCAACTGGATAATGAACCGTGCACTATTTGGTGTGCATTTCTATTTGTCTTGGGGATTTGTTTGTCCCTATGTTATGGCTTTGGTACATATTGCGACTACTCTTAGAGCACCATACAGCGCAATTGTAAAGGAAGCAGCTGGCTCATCTTGTG GTCTGAAACTAGTGAGCTTCTTGTTAATATGCACTCTCACTGAACTTGTTTCAATGTGGAATTTGACGAGAGTTGAGATCCAACTCTGCAACATGTTGTCTCCAGAAGGTCCACAAGACTCCCTTCGTTCATATAACTGGGGGCTT GTGTTCGTCGCCGTGTTAGTAGACAATTTCCTCTATCCGATATCTGCCATCCGGTCTCACTTCTCCCAATCAATCAATTGGTCTGGTATCAGGTACTACCTGAGAGATGGGAAAATAAGCAAG ATTGAAAGGGAGAACAGCTCGAAGTACACCGATCTTGGTGGGAAGCATCTGTATGGCAAGAAGACATACCCTGCTGGAAAGTCATTGCTCGGTTACCTGTCCATAAGCTTAGCGCAATGGCACCAGCCGAAGAAGTATGATGTCTGA